TAGCTTTCCGGGCTATGGTCTTGGATATGTTTATAGGATTCAGGTAAATAATGGCAATGCTTGTACTGTTGGGGGCTATTTAATAAGCGAATGTTTTTATCCAATAAGCCTTCATATAAGTCTTGGTATTCGAAAGGCTTAAGCATCCAACCACGATAAAGTGCAATAGCTTCATTTGAAGCAGGCATGATCCTTTTTAGGGCTTTAAGAAGATTGCCCTCTTGTAGATCCTCAAAGCTGATAAGCAAGCATTCAAAGCCGGCTTCTTGAGCGGCAGACCACTCGGCTTCAAAATCAGGGTCGACCTGCTTGGGGTCTAAAAAGCTATTGCAGAAAATTATTTTCAAGGCTTTTTTTAAGGTCCTAATTTAATGGATGCCAAAAAGAAAACCCGACCAAAAGGCCGGGCTTCTCAAATCTATAGTCTAAATTCTATCGTCTAGAATCTAATTCCTACTTCGAGCTGGTTAAGCTTGCTCCCAGATACTCGCGGTTCATGCGGGCAATGTTTTCCAGGGAGATTTCTTTTGGACATTCTTCGGCGCAAGCCCCAACATTGGAGCAGTTACCAAAGCCTTCCAAATCCATTTGGTTTACCATGTGTAATACGCGATCCTTCGCTTCCACCTTACCTTGTGGTAAAAGGGCTAATTGCGAAACCTTAGCCGATACGAAAAGCATGGCCGAGGCATTTGGACAAGCGGCCACACAAGCACCACATCCAATACAGGTAGCTGCATTGAAGGCTTCATCGGCATCCGCCTTAGGTACTGGAATAGCGTTGGCATCCAAAGTATTTCCAGAGGTATTCACATTTACATAACCACCAGCTTCGATGATGCGGTCAAAAGCACCACGATCAACCGAAAGGTCTTTGATTACCGGGAAAGCACGGGCTCTCCAAGGCTCAATGAAAATGGTGTCACCATCTTTAAACTTACGCATGTGTAATTGGCAAGTAGTAGTGGCATTTTCGGGGCCATGAGGCTCACCATTAATATGAAGGGAACACATTCCGCAGATTCCCTCACGACAGTCGTGGTCGAATACTACGGGATCATCACCCTTATCGATCAACTCTTCATTCAGTTGATCCATCATTTCCAGGAAGGAGCTGTCGGCACTCACGTTTTTAATCGCGTAGTCCTTAAGTTCTCCTTTGCTATTTTGGTTGGCTTGACGCCAGATTTTTAATTTCAGATCCATGAGCAATGTTTTAATGATTACTTGTAACTACGGGTTTTCAATTCCACATTATCGAAGATCAGATCTTCTTTAACCAATTCGGCGTCCTTAGGTTCGCCATTGTATTTCCAGGCGGATACGAAGGCGAAATCATCATCGCGACGTAAGGCCTCACCTTCCTCGGTTTGGAATTCTTCGCGGAAGTGACCGCCACAAGATTCTTCACGAGTTAAGGCATCCATACACATCAGTTCACCTAATTCCATAAAGTCGGCTACCCGCATCGCTTTGTCCAGTTCTGGGTTCATTTCCATCGCTCCACCAGGAACGCGAACCTTTTGCCAGAACTCAGCACGTAAAGCTTGAATTTCGCTGATCGCTTCTTTCAAACCTTCCGCATTACGAGCCATACCACACTTGTTCCACATAATGTGACCCAATTTCTTGTGGTAATAGTCTACGCTATGCTCACCAGCGGTGTTCATCAATTTATCGATGGTTCCTTTTACTTCTGCTTCCGCCTGAGCGAAGGCTTCGTGATTGGTGTCAATAGCACCGGTACGAATTTCGTCGGCCAGGTAATCACCAATAGTGTAAGGAATCACGAAATAACCATCAGCCAAACCTTGCATCAGAGCAGATGCTCCCAAGCGGTTAGCACCGTGGTCGGAGAAGTTGGCTTCACCCAGAGCAAAGAGACCAGGTACGGAAGTCATTAAGTTATAATCTACCCAAATACCACCCATAGTATAGTGTACTGCTGGGTAAATCATCATTGGGGTTTCGTATGGATTGTCGTCTACAATCTTTTCGTACATCGCGAAGAGGTTACCATATTTGGCTTCCACTACTTCTTTACCCATTTTGCGAATTTCTTCCGAACTAGGGTTTTCGATGCCTTTAATATTGGCTTCGGTTTTACCGTAACGCTCAATCGCCGCAGCAAAATCGAGGTATACCGCTTCACCGGTAGCGTTCACACCATAACCTTCGTCGCAACGCTCTTTAGCTGCACGAGAGGCCACATCACGAGGTACCAGGTTACCGAAGGATGGATAACGACGCTCTAAATAGTAATCGCGTTTTTCTTCAGGAAGGTCGGTAGGCTTCAATTTACCCGCGCGAATTGCTTCGGCGTCCTTGATATCTTTAGGTACCCAAATACGACCATCATTACGAAGCGACTCACTCATCAGCGTAAGCTTAGACTGATGCTCGCCCGAAACTGGAATACAAGTAGGGTGAATTTGCGTAAAGCATGGGTTGGCGAAATGTGCGCCTTTACGGTGTGCCTTCCAGGCCGCAGAACCATTAGATCCCATGGCATTGGTAGAAAGGAAGAATACGTTTCCGTAACCTCCAGAGGCTAATACTACCGCGTGGGCACCATGACGTTGAATTTCGCCGGTTACCAGGTTACGGGCAATGATACCGCGTGCTTTGCCGTCGACCATTACGATCTCCAACATTTCGTGGCGGTTGTACATCTTTACTTTACCCTTGGAGATTTGGCGGCTCAGGGCCGAATAAGCTCCTAAAAGCAATTGTTGACCAGTTTGACCTTTCGCATAGAAGGTACGGCTTACTTGCACCCCACCGAAAGAACGGTTATCGAGGTTGCCACCGTAATCACGGGCGAAAGGAACACCCTGAGCAACGGCCTGGTCAATGATATTTGCTGATACTTCCGCTAAGCGGTAAACATTGGCCTCACGAGAGCGGTAGTCGCCCCCTTTAATGGTATCGTAGAAAAGACGGTAAACAGAGTCACCATCATTCTGGTAGTTTTTGGCAGCATTGATACCCCCTTGTGCAGCAATAGAGTGGGCACGACGAGGAGAATCCTGGAAGCAAAATGCTTTTACATTGTAGCCCATCTCTGCTAAAGAAGCAGCGGCAGAGCTACCAGCCAATCCCGTTCCAACAACAATAACATCGATATTCCTTTTGTTGGCAGGGTTTACCAATCGAATATTGGCTTTGTGGTTTTGCCACTTCTTTTCGAGTGGCCCCTCTGGAATTTTCGAATCTAAGATCATGGAGATTGCGTTTAGTTTTTAGCCATTAAAATGAATACCGGAATGATCGCGTACAATAGTGGAACGATCACTGAGAAAGCGTAGCCCAGTTTTTTAATGGCTGGGGTATAGCGTTTGTGGTTGAGGCCAAAGGTTTGGAAGGCGCTCGCGAAACCGTGCCATAGGTGGAAGGCTATGGCCGCCATAGAGAGAACATATAAAAGAACCATAATCATTCCGGCGCTGCCATCCTGATAGGTTTTAATTACCACTGCTGCCAGGTTTTTGTTGCCCTGAGAGTCGGTGCCAATTTCACCCCAGTGCATCACGTACCAGAATTGGCTCATGTGCAATACGATGAATACTAAAATAATGGTGCCTAATAGACCCATATTACGAGAAGCCCAAATCGAATTGCGGTTGGGTTTCCAACTGCGGTAGCGCTCGGGGCGAGCTTTACGATTTTGCATCGCCAGGTAAATACCATCTACCGCGTGAAACAAAATGCTGAAGTATAGCAAGTAACTCACGATCTTAATCAAAGGGAAAGTCGTCATGAATTTTGCATACGCGTTGAACTTTTCCTGACCTTCAACGCTGAGGTCCAGTAGTTGCAGGTTACCCAGGAGGTGGACGATCAAGAAGCTTATTAAGAACAGCCCGGTGAGCGACATCCAGTATTTCTTTGCGATGGATGAACCTAAAATCCCTGATTTTGCCATAGTTAGTATTAGCCGATTGTGTTTAGGCAAATTTAAGAAGCGAGGCCGATTCACCAATAAGGGTCTTTATTTAGAATGATTAAACAAAAGGCCTTCTTTTGAGGCTCTTTAAGCCGTTGCTTAATTTCTAACTTTGCGGAAATCTCAAAAAAATATACATGCGTTACGATCCCATTGACCCGCAACTGTTTATCAGCAATCGAAAACGCTTTATTGAGCATTTACCGGCGGGGGCACTCGCGGTTTTTAATGCCAACGATATTATGCCTACCAATGCTGATGGCACCTTACCCTTAGTTCAAAATCGTGATCTCTTCTATCTCAGCGGGGTAGACCAAGAAGAAACGATCTTGGTATTATTTCCAGATGCCTATAATCCGGCTCATCGAGAAATTCTATTTGTAGTAGAAACAAATGAACATCTGGCCCGATGGGAAGGCGCCAAGCTTACTCAGGATCAGGCCACTGAGCAAACCGGTATTCAAACGGTATTCTGGTTAAGCGATTTCGAAAAGATCTTTAAAGACTTGATGTCGCAAGCCAAAACGGTATTCCTAAATAGCAATGAGCATTTACGCGCCAGTAGTCCGGTAGAAACCCGCGACCAACGTTTCCGCAAATGGATTATGGAGCAGTATCCTATGCATCACTACGATCGCAGTGCTCCAATTATGCATCGTCTGCGCGCCATTAAATCACCTATTGAGGTAGAGATTATGCGCAAAGCATCGGCCATTAATACCAAGGCCTTTAATCGCGTATTGAAGTTCTTAAAGCCTGGGGTGATGGAATACGAATTGGAGGCAGAGTTTATCCATGAGTACAAGCGCAATGGTTCTCCCGACTTTAGTTATACACCCATTATTGCATCCGGTGCTAGCGCTTGCGTTTTGCATTATATCGAGAATGATAAGGAGTGTAAGGATGGCGACCTTGTTTTATTCGATTGCGGAAACTGGTATGCTAATTATGCTAGCGATGTTACCCGTTGTTTTCCGGTAAACGGTCGTTTTAGCGATCGCCAAAAGCAAGTATATAATGCTGTTTTACGGGTGATGAAGGCTTCCATGGAATTACTGCGTCCCGGAAATCAATTGCATGAATACCACAAGGAGGTAGGCGAATTAATGACTAAGGAACTCTTAGACCTTAAATTAATTGACGCCATTGATGTGAAAAATCAAGATCCAAACTGGCCTGCTTATAAGAAGTACTTTATGCATGGCACTTCACATTATATCGGTTTAGACGTGCATGATGTGGGTCTTTGGACTGAGAAAATGGAGGCGGGCAATGTCTTTACCTGCGAGCCTGGTATCTATATTCCTGAAGAAGGAATTGGTATTCGTATCGAAGATGATATTGTGATCGGAGAAAAGGAAAACATCAATCTTACTGCCGGTATTCCTAAGGAGGTAGAGGAGATTGAAGAAATGATGAATAGCTAATGCACACCTTTGAGTTCCACTATAAAGGAGCTCGCTTTGTAGCTGAAGAAGAGGGTAGAGGGCCGGCAGTGATATTCTTGCATGGCTTCCTCGAAAGTCGCAATATGTGGAAGACTTTGTGGCCGCAACTCCCCAAAACCATCCGCAAGATTAGCTTGGACTTACCCGGACATGGCGACTCTGAAAATCTGGGCTATATCCATAGCATGGAGGAGATGGCCGAAGTGGTGATGGCCCTTGTGCATCGCCTTTCGCTGCGCAAGGTTTTTCTGGTGGGGCATTCTATGGGAGGTTATGTGGCCTTGGCTTTCGCCGATAGGTATCCCGATAATATCCGAGGCATGGTTCTGATGAACTCCAATAGTCGAGCAGATTCGGAGGAGAAAAAGCTGAATCGCGATCGGGCTATCGCCTTGGTAAAGCAAGATCCACAAGCTTATATCCGCACCGCTGTGCCCATGCTCTTTAGTGAAGACAATCGCAAAAGTCTGCGCAAGGAGATAAATGCCGCGAAGAAGGATGCTTTGCGTACCTCGGCACAAGGCGTGGTGGCGGCCTTGGAAGGAATGAAAATTCGCGACGACCGAGAAGCTATTCTGGCCTTTGCGCCCTATCCGATTTTATTTGTGGCCTCTCGCAAGGATCCTGCATTGGATTTTGAAATGCTAGAAGAGCAATTGGAGCATCATGCGGTACAAGGCTTGATTTTGGAAGAAGGTCATATGTCGCATTTCGAAGAGCCGGAAAAGCTTATTTCCGCCTTTAAACACTTTTTTAAAGAACCAGTAAAAAAGCCCTTACTGCGATAGTAAGGGCTTTTTAGTTTTTGGCGAAGCGATCACCAGATTGCTTTTTTCATTGGTAAATATCCCTCCGATTCAGCAAAATTGTACTTATAGTTCAATTCCTAAGACTCTTGAATTTTCAATTTTCAATTTTTGAATCATTTCTAAGAGGCTTGGAATAAGGGCTTTCGGCCTTGATTCTTTGGTCTAAGCTTTTATATTTGTTCAAGGTACCCCCATAATCGGATCGCTTTCTGGCAGCTTCTGCCTGTGGAGTGAAAATTAAAAAGCAGGAACTGTAAAATGGGGGGTATGAAATTTCAAAGCGAGGTAATGGACGCCTTGCGCAAGGGTATCGGTCAGGATGATACCGTCATCAAATGGATCCAAGACATTTTAGATGTCGATTACAGCACGGCCCGTCGAAAAATGATAGGCGAAACCAAATTGAGTTTGGAGCAATTTGGGCAGATCATTTACAATTATCCCCACATATTGGAACTGGCTTTTAAGAGCATATTGCGTCCCAATACCTTTATTACACACTATAGTAGTTTTCGCAGCCGTCAAGAATTGGAAACCTATTTGAAGGGGATTATCAAACGATTTGAAGCTGCGTTGAAACACAATAGTGTTTTGAAATATGTGGCTAGGGACCTGCCCTTATTTTTCTTTTTGGCCGACCGGCGTTTGGCGGAATTTAAGATCTCCCTTTGGACCAACCAACTTAAAGGTGGAGGGGTACAAAGGCTCAATATCGAGACTTATACCCTGTGCTGGGAGGTCTTTCGCTTGTATCAGCATTTAAGCAGCGTGGAGATTTGGAATCGCAATGTGCTGGAAAATCAATTCCAAATGATTGAATGGTATTGCAGTCTCAATAGTATCGATCAGTATTACCGGCGCGATATCTATGAAATTATGGAAGCTAAGCTCCTCGACTATAAAGATTGGAGCATCAAAGGGCAAAAATCCAATGGAGGTAAGATCGATTTACTCTTTACAGATTTCCTCACCATGAATAATGGGGGAATGCTGGAATCGCCTAACCTTCGGCTTTTGATGACTGCCTTGAGTAATGCCAATTTCGTCACCTTTCGGGATGCCGGTTTATGCGCCCACTTTAATGATGAATTTGAACTGCATCAATCCTATGCCACTTCCGTAACCTGCTGTAACGAGCTGGAAAGGGAGCGGATTTTTAATGGAATGTTGGCCTATCTCCGTGAACGGAGGGGAGACTGATTAATCCTGATCTTGTTGCAGGGCGTTCCAACCCTGTGCTTGTAGGGGAACTTCAGCGCCATCGCGGGCTACCAAGCTAGTGCCGGCGGCCTTTTCGCACATGTGGCCAATTACCGTAAGGTGCGGATTGCCTTTAATTTTATCGTGATCTTCCAAAGGAATGGTGAAGAGCAATTCATAATCTTCACCGCCATTAAGAGCAATGGTAGTAGAGCTGATTTTAAACTCTTCACAAAGTTTCAAGATTACCGGGTCTACCGGAATTTTCTCTTCGTAAATACGCACCCCTAAATCCGATGCCTTGCAAAGGTGCAGCGCTTCGGAACTGAGGCCGTCGCTGATGTCGATCATAGAAGTAGGCTGGACTCCTAGTTTCTCCAATAATTCAGGAATGTCTTTGCGTGCCTCAGGCTTTAATTGCCTTTCAATTGGGTAACTGTACTCGCTAAGATCGGGCTGCGCATCAGGATTGGATTTGAACACAGTTTTCTCTCTTTCCAAAACCTGAAGACCCATATAAGCGCCACCCAAATCACCACTTACTACCAGTAGATCATTTTCTTTGGCACCGCTGCGTTCGATTACCTTGTTTTCATCTACTTCACCAATGGCGGTAATGCTCAGAATTAAACCGGAATAAGAAGAGGTGGTATCGCCACCAATTAAATCCACTTCAAAAATTTCGCAGGCATGGCGAATGCCCTCATATATTTTGTCCAAATATTCAATGCCAAAGCGATTGCTTACCGCAATGTTCACGGTAATTTGAGTAGGACGTGCGTTCATGGCGTAGATATCCGAAAGATTTACTGCCACTGCTTTATAGCCTAAATGCTGAGGTGGAATATAGCTGAGGTCGAAGTGAACACCTTCAACCAGCATATCGGTAGAAACAACTGTTCTCCCACTTAAAAATTCGAGGATGGCAGCATCGTCACCAATCCCTTTGATAGTGGAGCTTTGCTTGATCGGGAAATCACGGGTTAATCGTTCAATTAAACCGAATTCACCCAAATTGCTGAGACTTGAAAATTGTTCTTCTTGTTCCATGCGGCAAAAGTACAATTGTTTTCGGCCCTAAATGTCTTCGATATTTTCGATGAATCATTGCTTAGGCTTTTCCTCAAGCCGCGACTAATCCTTACCTTTGCATTAATTTTGACTAATTCTAAATAGCTCATGATCAAAGTGTCAGATACAGCAAAGCAGCGTATAAGCGGCTTAATGGGGGAGAGCGGAAAGAGCCTGGAAGATACCTACGTTCGAGTAGGGGTGAGCAGCGGAGGTTGCAGTGGCTTGTCGTATAAGCTGGATTTCGATCAAGAAATGAAGGAAAGTGATAAACTTTTCGAAGATCAAGGCGTAAAGATTTTGGTAGATAAAAAGAGTTTTCTCTACTTGGTGGGAACCACCCTCGAGTATAGTGGGGGGCTTAATGGAAAAGGGTTTTCGTTTAACAATCCCAATGCATCTCGTACCTGTGGATGCGGTGAAAGTTTTGCGGTTTAAAACAGGCTGAAAACCAGAAGATGAAGACAGAAGAAAGTTATTTGGAAGAGGTTACGGCCTCGGAATACAAATACGGTTTTTATACCAATATTGAAGCGGATAAGGTGCCACCGGGTTTAAGCGAGGAAGTGATTCGTATTATTTCCGCTAAAAAGCAGGAGCCTGAATGGATGACGGAATGGCGCTTGGATGCCTATCGGAAATTTTTAAAAATGACCGAGCCCAAATGGCCCAATGTTACCTATCCGGAACCCGACCTGCAAGCCATTTCCTATTATTCAGCGCCCAAGAAAAGGAAGGAATTGGAGAGCCTCGATGAGGTGGATCCCGAATTATTGAAAACCTTCGAAAAGCTGGGTATCTCCCTCGAGGAGCAAAAGCGTTTGAGTGGGGTAGCCATGGATGTGGTAGTAGATTCCGTATCGGTGAAAACCACCTTCAAAGAGAAATTAGCTGAATTGGGCATCATCTTTTGCTCCATGTCGGATGCCATTCAGGAACACCCTGAATTGGTGCAAAAATATTTGGGTACTGTGGTGCCTAAGTCCGATAACTACTATGCCGCTTTAAACTCGGCAGTGTTTACCGATGGTTCTTTCTGCTACATTCCAAAAGGGGTGCGTTGCCCTATGGAGTTGAGTACCTATTTCCGTATTAACGAAGCGGGTACCGGACAGTTTGAACGTACCTTGGTTATTGCCGATGAAAGCAGTTATGTGAGTTACCTCGAAGGTTGTACCGCTCCCATGCGTGATGAAAATCAATTGCATGCCGCAGTGGTAGAATTGGTAGCACTGGACAATGCAGAGATTAAATACTCTACCGTTCAAAACTGGTACCCTGGAAATAAAGAAGGGAAAGGCGGGATTTACAATTTCGTGACCAAAAGAGGTATGTGCGAGCGCAATGCCAAAATCTCCTGGACTCAGGTGGAAACTGGATCTGCAGTAACCTGGAAATATCCTTCTTGCATTTTGAAAGGGGAAAATTCAGTGGGTGAATTCTATTCAGTAGCCGTTACCAATAATTACCAGCAGGCCGATACCGGAACTAAGATGATTCACTTGGGTAAGAATACCAAGAGTACTATTATTTCCAAAGGTATCTGCGCCGGACATTCCAATGGTAGCTACCGTGGATTGGTGCGTATCGGCTCGCGGGCCGAAAATGCCCGGAACTTTTCGCAGTGCGATTCCCTCCTAATGGGTAATGGCTGCGGATCACACACCTTCCCATATATCGAAACCCAAAATAAGTCGGCCAAAGTAGAGCACGAGGCCACCACTTCGAAGATTGGGGAAGATCAAATCTTTTATTGTAACCAACGTGGTATAGGCGAGGAAGAAGCTATTGCCCTGATTGTAAATGGCTACTGTAAAGACGTCTTAAATCAATTGCCGATGGAGTTTGCGGTGGAAGCACAGAAGTTGCTGGCCATTAGCTTAGAAGGATCGGTAGGATAATATTTTTGAATAAATCAGCATGTTAAAGATCAATAACCTTCAGGCCGGAATTGAAGGCAAGGAAATATTAAAAGGCATCGACCTTGGGGTGAAAGCCGGAGAGGTACACGCCATCATGGGACCTAATGGTTCAGGGAAAAGTACCCTCTCTTCGGTAATCGCCGGACGTGAGGACTATGAAGTGAGCGGCGGAAGCATCGATTTCGAAGGCGAGGACCTACTCGATTTAGGTGCCGATGAAAGAGCCCACAAAGGTATTTTCCTTTCTTTCCAGTATCCGGTAGAAATCCCTGGGGTTACCGTAACGAACTTTATTAAAACCGCCATCAACGAAAGTCGCAAGGCCCGAGGTGAAGAGCCCATGCCCGCCAATGTGATGTTGAAGAAAATGCGCGAGAAAATGGCTTTGCTCGAAATCGACAATGCCTTTTTAAGTCGCAGCCTTAACGAAGGTTTCTCCGGTGGTGAAAAGAAACGTAATGAGATCTTCCAAATGGCCATGTTGGAGCCCAAATTGGCGATCTTGGATGAGACCGACTCCGGTTTGGATATTGATGCCCTGCGCATTGTGGCCAATGGAGTGAACAAGCTGAAGAGTAAGGATAATGCGGTGATCGTAATTACCCACTACCAACGCTTGCTCGATTACATTGTACCCGATTATGTTCATGTATTGCACAAGGGTAAGATTGTGAAAAGCGGCGATAAGAGCCTGGCCCTCGAATTGGAAGCCAAGGGTTACGATTGGTTGAAAGAAGGAGCGGTTGAAGCTTAAAAAGGAAAAGACGTGGAAGCATTAAAAGACAAACTCGAGTCCTCCTTCCTGGTCTTTGAGAACGAACTCAACGGCGAGGGAGAAGGACCCATTCATACGCGTCGGCGCGAAGCCTTCGAACGCTTTGTGAAATCCGGCTTTCCTACCAAGCGTGATGAGGAGTGGAAATACACCAATCTGAAGCCAGTATTGAAACCTGATTTTCGCGTTTTTGTGAACGATGAAAATACGGTTGACTTCAGCAGCATCAAGCGCTTTTTCCTTAATGATGTAGATACCTATAAATTGGTTTTCATTGATGGATACTACAGCTCCTGGTTAAGTGAAACTACCCATCAGGGTTTCGACATCTGTACCTTCAGCAATATGCTTACGAAGTACAAAGATGTGGCGGAGCAATACTTTGGGAAGGCCTTACCCGAGAATGAAGCGATGGCCTCGGTAAATACTGCCTTTGCTCGCGAAGGTGCCTTCATCCGCATTAAGCGCAATGTAACGGTAGATAAGCCGGTTGAAATTATCTTCATTACTACCGATCATGGGGTGGCCACTTTGGCTCAACCTCGCAATTTGGTGGTGGTAGAAGAGAATGCTGAAATTACCATTCTAGAGCGTCATCAAAGCTTGAGCGAACAGCCGGTCTTAACCAATACGGCTACCGAAATTTTCGCTTTGCGCGATTCTCGCCTCAACTATTATAAGATTCAGAATGATGCGAAGACTGCATCACTGATCGATAGCACTGCGGTGCGTCAATACCGCGGTAGTAATGTTACCATGGGTACCTATTCTTTCGGGAATAAGTTTATCCGTAACAATTTGAATTTCTTCCTCGAAGAAGAGCATACCGAAAGCCATATGGATGGCATTACCGTAATTGATGAAGGTCAAACGGTAGATCATCATACCCTGGCCGATCATAAAGTGCCCAATTGCTATTCTGACGAATTGTATAAAGGTATTTATGATGAAAATGCCCATGGAGTATTTAATGGTAAGGTGATGGTGCATCCACATGCCCAAAAAACCAATGCATTTCAGCAGAATAACAATATTCTGCTTACCGATAAAGCTTCTATCGATACCAAGCCTCAGCTGGAAATCTTTGCCGATGATGTGCAATGTTCACACGGCTGTACTATCGGTCAGTTAGACGAAGAAGCTATGTTCTATTTACGTTCACG
The Croceimicrobium hydrocarbonivorans genome window above contains:
- a CDS encoding succinate dehydrogenase/fumarate reductase iron-sulfur subunit, translated to MDLKLKIWRQANQNSKGELKDYAIKNVSADSSFLEMMDQLNEELIDKGDDPVVFDHDCREGICGMCSLHINGEPHGPENATTTCQLHMRKFKDGDTIFIEPWRARAFPVIKDLSVDRGAFDRIIEAGGYVNVNTSGNTLDANAIPVPKADADEAFNAATCIGCGACVAACPNASAMLFVSAKVSQLALLPQGKVEAKDRVLHMVNQMDLEGFGNCSNVGACAEECPKEISLENIARMNREYLGASLTSSK
- a CDS encoding fumarate reductase/succinate dehydrogenase flavoprotein subunit, producing the protein MILDSKIPEGPLEKKWQNHKANIRLVNPANKRNIDVIVVGTGLAGSSAAASLAEMGYNVKAFCFQDSPRRAHSIAAQGGINAAKNYQNDGDSVYRLFYDTIKGGDYRSREANVYRLAEVSANIIDQAVAQGVPFARDYGGNLDNRSFGGVQVSRTFYAKGQTGQQLLLGAYSALSRQISKGKVKMYNRHEMLEIVMVDGKARGIIARNLVTGEIQRHGAHAVVLASGGYGNVFFLSTNAMGSNGSAAWKAHRKGAHFANPCFTQIHPTCIPVSGEHQSKLTLMSESLRNDGRIWVPKDIKDAEAIRAGKLKPTDLPEEKRDYYLERRYPSFGNLVPRDVASRAAKERCDEGYGVNATGEAVYLDFAAAIERYGKTEANIKGIENPSSEEIRKMGKEVVEAKYGNLFAMYEKIVDDNPYETPMMIYPAVHYTMGGIWVDYNLMTSVPGLFALGEANFSDHGANRLGASALMQGLADGYFVIPYTIGDYLADEIRTGAIDTNHEAFAQAEAEVKGTIDKLMNTAGEHSVDYYHKKLGHIMWNKCGMARNAEGLKEAISEIQALRAEFWQKVRVPGGAMEMNPELDKAMRVADFMELGELMCMDALTREESCGGHFREEFQTEEGEALRRDDDFAFVSAWKYNGEPKDAELVKEDLIFDNVELKTRSYK
- a CDS encoding succinate dehydrogenase cytochrome b subunit; translated protein: MAKSGILGSSIAKKYWMSLTGLFLISFLIVHLLGNLQLLDLSVEGQEKFNAYAKFMTTFPLIKIVSYLLYFSILFHAVDGIYLAMQNRKARPERYRSWKPNRNSIWASRNMGLLGTIILVFIVLHMSQFWYVMHWGEIGTDSQGNKNLAAVVIKTYQDGSAGMIMVLLYVLSMAAIAFHLWHGFASAFQTFGLNHKRYTPAIKKLGYAFSVIVPLLYAIIPVFILMAKN
- a CDS encoding aminopeptidase P N-terminal domain-containing protein; this translates as MRYDPIDPQLFISNRKRFIEHLPAGALAVFNANDIMPTNADGTLPLVQNRDLFYLSGVDQEETILVLFPDAYNPAHREILFVVETNEHLARWEGAKLTQDQATEQTGIQTVFWLSDFEKIFKDLMSQAKTVFLNSNEHLRASSPVETRDQRFRKWIMEQYPMHHYDRSAPIMHRLRAIKSPIEVEIMRKASAINTKAFNRVLKFLKPGVMEYELEAEFIHEYKRNGSPDFSYTPIIASGASACVLHYIENDKECKDGDLVLFDCGNWYANYASDVTRCFPVNGRFSDRQKQVYNAVLRVMKASMELLRPGNQLHEYHKEVGELMTKELLDLKLIDAIDVKNQDPNWPAYKKYFMHGTSHYIGLDVHDVGLWTEKMEAGNVFTCEPGIYIPEEGIGIRIEDDIVIGEKENINLTAGIPKEVEEIEEMMNS
- a CDS encoding alpha/beta fold hydrolase → MHTFEFHYKGARFVAEEEGRGPAVIFLHGFLESRNMWKTLWPQLPKTIRKISLDLPGHGDSENLGYIHSMEEMAEVVMALVHRLSLRKVFLVGHSMGGYVALAFADRYPDNIRGMVLMNSNSRADSEEKKLNRDRAIALVKQDPQAYIRTAVPMLFSEDNRKSLRKEINAAKKDALRTSAQGVVAALEGMKIRDDREAILAFAPYPILFVASRKDPALDFEMLEEQLEHHAVQGLILEEGHMSHFEEPEKLISAFKHFFKEPVKKPLLR
- the thiL gene encoding thiamine-phosphate kinase, with translation MEQEEQFSSLSNLGEFGLIERLTRDFPIKQSSTIKGIGDDAAILEFLSGRTVVSTDMLVEGVHFDLSYIPPQHLGYKAVAVNLSDIYAMNARPTQITVNIAVSNRFGIEYLDKIYEGIRHACEIFEVDLIGGDTTSSYSGLILSITAIGEVDENKVIERSGAKENDLLVVSGDLGGAYMGLQVLEREKTVFKSNPDAQPDLSEYSYPIERQLKPEARKDIPELLEKLGVQPTSMIDISDGLSSEALHLCKASDLGVRIYEEKIPVDPVILKLCEEFKISSTTIALNGGEDYELLFTIPLEDHDKIKGNPHLTVIGHMCEKAAGTSLVARDGAEVPLQAQGWNALQQDQD
- a CDS encoding HesB/IscA family protein — its product is MIKVSDTAKQRISGLMGESGKSLEDTYVRVGVSSGGCSGLSYKLDFDQEMKESDKLFEDQGVKILVDKKSFLYLVGTTLEYSGGLNGKGFSFNNPNASRTCGCGESFAV
- the sufB gene encoding Fe-S cluster assembly protein SufB, with amino-acid sequence MKTEESYLEEVTASEYKYGFYTNIEADKVPPGLSEEVIRIISAKKQEPEWMTEWRLDAYRKFLKMTEPKWPNVTYPEPDLQAISYYSAPKKRKELESLDEVDPELLKTFEKLGISLEEQKRLSGVAMDVVVDSVSVKTTFKEKLAELGIIFCSMSDAIQEHPELVQKYLGTVVPKSDNYYAALNSAVFTDGSFCYIPKGVRCPMELSTYFRINEAGTGQFERTLVIADESSYVSYLEGCTAPMRDENQLHAAVVELVALDNAEIKYSTVQNWYPGNKEGKGGIYNFVTKRGMCERNAKISWTQVETGSAVTWKYPSCILKGENSVGEFYSVAVTNNYQQADTGTKMIHLGKNTKSTIISKGICAGHSNGSYRGLVRIGSRAENARNFSQCDSLLMGNGCGSHTFPYIETQNKSAKVEHEATTSKIGEDQIFYCNQRGIGEEEAIALIVNGYCKDVLNQLPMEFAVEAQKLLAISLEGSVG
- the sufC gene encoding Fe-S cluster assembly ATPase SufC, which gives rise to MLKINNLQAGIEGKEILKGIDLGVKAGEVHAIMGPNGSGKSTLSSVIAGREDYEVSGGSIDFEGEDLLDLGADERAHKGIFLSFQYPVEIPGVTVTNFIKTAINESRKARGEEPMPANVMLKKMREKMALLEIDNAFLSRSLNEGFSGGEKKRNEIFQMAMLEPKLAILDETDSGLDIDALRIVANGVNKLKSKDNAVIVITHYQRLLDYIVPDYVHVLHKGKIVKSGDKSLALELEAKGYDWLKEGAVEA